In Drosophila simulans strain w501 chromosome 3R, Prin_Dsim_3.1, whole genome shotgun sequence, a single window of DNA contains:
- the LOC6727255 gene encoding ralA-binding protein 1 translates to MDFDSPEEKEFPGLYASEAADAKSRKSKEESDFSEDHDHSKKDLLIGRRKDKKEKGKDRGYAALEGESSPEEELDTKSPSKSKKSKTFKFTSSKSKEKREKSRDKSEKDSKHAEEEPSVSHKVKEKERDKDKDRDEPKKKDKEEKRKEKDKKADKKDKKDKKSKQLSQQQDDASAAEEVLALGYPVFGVSVSLATERSRCHDGVDIPLVVRDCIDFLQDHLKCEQIYKIEPIKTRLMHFKRLYNNREHDSAVDELNLPTACSLLKLFLRELPEPLLTTDLVARFEEVASHPKVTTQQAELQQLLEQLPKCNRTLLAWVLLHFDAVIQQERHNKLNAQSLAMLLSPTLQMSHRLMVALLCHCNNLFADVQLIKYVPPLTSASPKLPDTPEDIQTELRKQDSLLSQIHSEMNAGFITKKREEQLWEVQRIITQLKRKLRTFEKKQEKTAEEVDNSSSAPPAVASEDTTDSKPSVTPAVSTNNSISQEEPKTDTLTPKDAPNDFTIDPSTGFILLPKSNPHRENLLRLQIEYDELMEWQNELKARIVAERNEVYRLKQLYEQQSINSQMASLASGSQAPPESDYERIIEHYTRENALLEHKKNMLGMELKEERRACIALQVELRLQQF, encoded by the exons ATGGATTTCGACAGTCCCGAGGAGAAGGAGTTTCCCGGGCTGTACGCCTCCGAGGCGGCGGACGCTAAGTCGAGGAAGAGCAAGGAGGAGAGCGACT TTAGTGAGGATCATGACCACAGCAAGAAGGACTTGTTGATCGGCCGGCGCAAGGACAAGAAGGAAAAGGGCAAGGATCGAGGATACGCCGCTCTGGAGGGCGAGAGCTCGCCGGAGGAAGAGCTGGACACCAA AAGTCCATCCAAGTCGAAAAAGTCAAAGACCTTCAAGTTCACCAGCTCCAAGAGCAAGGAGAAGCGGGAAAAGTCCCGGGACAAGTCCGAAAAAGACTCGAAGCACGCGGAGGAGGAGCCTTCCGTCTCCCACAAGGTCAAGGAGAAAGAGCGGGATAAGGACAAGGACCGTGATGAGCCCAAGAAGAAGGACAAGGAGGAGAAGCGCAAGGAAAAGGACAAGAAGGCTGACAAGAAGGACAAAAAGGATAAGAAGAGCAAGCAGCTGTCGCAACAGCAGGACGACGCCTCCGCCGCCGAGGAAGTGCTGGCACTTGGATATCCCGTCTTCGGGGTGTCCGTCAGCTTGGCCACCGAACGATCCCGCTGCCACGACGGCGTGGACATTCCCCTGGTTGTGCGCGACTGCATCGACTTCCTGCAGGATCACCTGAAGTGTGAGCAGATCTACAAGATTGAGCCCATCAAGACGCGTCTGATGCACTTTAAGCGGTTGTACAACAACCGGGAGCACGACTCCGCCGTTGATGAGCTCAACCTGCCTACCGCCTGCAGTCTGCTGAAGCTCTTCCTGCGCGAACTGCCGGAGCCACTGCTGACCACCGATCTGGTGGCCCGCTTTGAGGAGGTAGCCTCTCATCCGAAGGTAACCACGCAGCAGGcagagctgcagcagctgcttgaACAGTTGCCCAAGTGCAACCGCACCCTCTTGGCGTGGGTGCTGCTCCACTTCGACGCGGTGATCCAGCAGGAAAGACACAATAAGCTCAACGCTCAGTCCCTGGCTATGTTGCTCAGTCCGACGCTCCAGATGTCTCACCGACTAATGGTGGCCCTACTCTGCCACTGCAACAACTTGTTCGCAGACGTCCAGCTGATAAA GTATGTGCCCCCGTTAACATCGGCCAGCCCAAAGCTTCCGGATACGCCGGAGGACATCCAGACGGAGTTGCGCAAGCAAGACAGCCTCCTGTCCCAGATCCACAGCGAAATGAACGCCGGGTTCATTACCAAGAAACGAGAGGAACAGCTGTGGGAAGTGCAGCGCATCATTACCCAGCTGAAGCGGAAACTACGCACTTTTGAGAAGAAACAGGAAAAGACTGCGGAGGAAGtagacaacagcagcagtgcTCCGCCCGCGGTAGCCAGTGAAGATACCACTGATTCCAAACCATCAGTCACTCCGGCCGTATCTACGAACAACAGTATTTCCCAGGAAGAGCCAAAAACCGATACACTAACTCCGAAAGATGCTCCCAACGATTTTACTATTGATCCCAGCACTGGCTTTATTTTGCTCCCCAAGTCAAATCCGCACCGCGAAAATTTGCTGCGGCTGCAAATTGAATATGACGAGCTGATGGAATGGCAGAATGAACTAAAAGCACGTATCGTCGCCGAGCGCAACGAAGTCTATAGGCTCAAGCAGCTGTACGAGCAGCAGTCAATAAACAGTCAAATGGCCTCCTTGGCCTCGGGATCTCAGGCTCCCCCAGAATCCGACTATGAGCGAATAATCGAGCACTATACACGGGAGAATGCGCTGCTGGAGCACAAGAAGAATATGCTGGGCATGGAACTAAAGGAGGAACGACGGGCCTGTATTGCTCTTCAAGTGGAGCTGCGACTCCAGCAGTTTTAA
- the LOC6727256 gene encoding uncharacterized protein LOC6727256 — protein MSCNEKTALLATQQGHQQRQQQHIIVVPATGKDPKDYEPIFTTADYSYGLTLEELQRFALDPWWQAVRRLSCGLLGLTFLLTLIAGLVMAYSGSVCLPNRAISGNATTTTMATPLSLALNGSQLLMASL, from the exons ATGTCCTGCAACGAGAAGACAGCGCTTCTGGCAACGCAACAAGGAcatcagcagcggcagcaacagcacatCATTGTTGTGCCCGCGACGGGGAAGGATCCAAAGGATTATGAGCCCATTTTCACAACTGCTGA CTATTCCTACGGACTGACGCTGGAGGAGCTCCAGCGCTTCGCTCTGGATCCCTGGTGGCAGGCCGTGCGGCGGCTCAGCTGCGGGCTCCTGGGCCTGACTTTCCTGCTGACCCTGATTGCCGGACTGGTTATGGCCTATTCCGGCAGTGTCTGTCTGCCAAATAGAGCAATTAGCGGAAACGCGACCACGACAACGATGGCCACGCCACTATCCTTGGCTCTCAACGGCTCCCAACTGCTGATGGCCAGTTTATAG
- the LOC6727258 gene encoding membrane-bound alkaline phosphatase codes for MFRLLNALLIAIVLVAHPAWSAPECGRTPEECREHRMHPDMPEPERHSKAFRVVDGEETNAYWRQQGVEFVQQKLASEPNKRQAKNVILFLGDGMGVTTTSAARNLLGGEEKSLSFENFPFTGLSKTYSVDKIVPDSACTATAYLCGVKGQEGTIGVNGQVPRTDCKVMLDESTHVDSIAKWAMDAGKWAGLVTTTRVTHASPSGVYAHIAERDWENDAEVATDCGAGSGINDIAYQLARGEVGSKLKVIMGGGRKHFVDASLESWGKRTDGLNLIDEFKSASERNVYVTTAAELAAVDVTKTDRLLGLFNDDHLQYLMETTEESSQPTLEQMTRKAIEHMSQNEQGYFLFIEGGRIDQAHHINQARMALNETIEFSKAIAAAQELTSEDDTLLVVTADHSHVFTYAGYSYRGSDVFGKTPVNGHDGKPYMVLSYANGPSYENFYDAETLERKDPTTVVKGAHDDEFPSGVPIDMDSHGGDDVPVYALGPWAHLFTGVYEQSTIPHMMAYASCVGDGHTMCK; via the exons ATGTTCCGCCTGCTGAACGCACTACTGATCGCCATCGTGCTGGTAGCCCATCCCGCTTGGTCCGCTCCGGAATGCGGTCGTACTCCGGAGGAGTGCAGGGAGCACAGGATGCATCCGGATATGCCGGAACCGGAACGACATAGCAAGGCATTCCGGGTGGTTGATGGCGAGGAGACCAACGCGTACTGGCGCCAACAGGGAGTGGAGTTTGTCCAACAGAAGTTGGCTTCTGAGCCGAATAAGCGCCAGGCCAAGAACGTGATCCTCTTCCTCGGCGATGGAATGGGTGTGACCACCACGTCAGCGGCTCGCAATCTCTTGGGCGGCGAGGAGAAGTCCCTGTCCTTCGAGAACTTCCCCTTCACGGGCCTCTCGAAGACCTATTCCGTGGATAAGATTGTGCCCGACTCCGCTTGCACGGCCACTGCCTATTTGTGTGGCGTGAAAGGTCAGGAGGGAACCATTGGCGTGAATGGCCAGGTGCCCCGCACCGACTGCAAGGTCATGCTGGACGAGAGCACCCACGTCGACTCCATTGCCAAGTGGGCCATGGATGCGGGCAAGTGGGCGGGTCTGGTGACCACCACCCGCGTCACTCACGCCTCGCCCTCTGGAGTGTACGCCCACATCGCCGAGCGCGACTGGGAGAACGATGCGGAGGTGGCTACCGACTGTGGAGCAGGCTCTGGAATCAATGACATTGCTTATCAACTGGCCCGCGGCGAGGTGGGCAGCAAGCTGAAGGTGATCATGGGCGGCGGACGCAAGCACTTTGTGGACGCCAGTCTGGAGTCCTGGGGCAAGCGTACCGATGGACTTAACCTCATCGATGAATTTAAGTCAGCAAGCGAAAGGAATGTCTATGTGACCACCGCCGCAGAGTTGGCCGCCGTGGATGTCACCAAAACGGATCGCCTCCTCGGCCTCTTCAACGACGACCATCTGCAGTACCTCATGGAGACCACAGAAGAGAGCAGCCAACCCACTTTGGAGCAGATGACCCGCAAGGCCATCGAGCATATGAGCCAGAACGAGCAGGGCTACTTCCTCTTCATCGAGGGCGGTCGCATCGACCAGGCCCACCACATCAACCAGGCGCGAATGGCTCTGAACGAAACTATCGAGTTCTCCAAGGCCATTGCCGCTGCCCAGGAGCTGACCAGCGAGGATGACACCTTGTTGGTGGTCACCGCCGATCATTCTCATGTGTTCACCTACGCAGGATACTCG TACCGTGGATCGGATGTATTTGGAAAGACTCCCGTAAATGGACACGATGGCAAGCCATACATGGTGCTGAGCTACGCCAACGGACCGAGTTACGAGAACTTCTACGACGCGGAGACGTTGGAGCGCAAGGATCCCACCACGGTGGTGAAGGGAGCCCACGACGATGAGTTTCCCTCGGGTGTGCCCATCGACATGGACTCCCACGGAGGCGACGATGTGCCAGTCTACGCGTTGGGTCCCTGGGCGCACCTGTTCACCGGAGTCTACGAGCAGAGCACCATTCCGCACATGATGGCCTACGCATCCTGCGTGGGCGACGGTCATACCATGTGCAAGTAG